In Meles meles chromosome 14, mMelMel3.1 paternal haplotype, whole genome shotgun sequence, a single window of DNA contains:
- the LOC123956069 gene encoding protein PAT1 homolog 2-like → MWNKGNPHAPLERMYIVAATVENKFTSCWKEIIINAVPHGSQEQETGAASSQRLQVLARIEKMFLQLLEIEGQKDRLLQPCSSEQQNNQIEKLFQALKTPEQNTLEEAADGFLQVLSVRKGKALVARLLPLLPQDRAVSLLLAITHHLPLLVRRDVADQALQMLFKLLGKCISHLTFHELLQGLQGLMLFPPGSSERPVTLVLQNQFGISLLYALLSHGEQLVSLESSLEEPSSDHTAWTGMVVLIAWEIAQMPTASLAEPLAFPSNLLPLFCHHVDKPLVQHLEARMEFAWVY, encoded by the exons atgtggaaTAAAGGGAATCCTCACGCACCATTGGAGAGAATGTACATtgttgcagccactgtggaaaaca AATTTACCAGCTGCTGGAAAGAGATAATAATCAATGCTGTACCCCATGGATCTCAAGAGCAGGAGACAGGAGCTGCAAGCAGTCAGAGGCTTCAAGTGTTGGCCCGGATTGAAAAGATGTTTCTTCAGTTGCTGGAGATAGAGGGCCAGAAGGACAGGCTGCTGCAGCCCTGCTCCTCTGAACAACAGAACAACCAGATTGAGAAGCTCTTCCAAGCCTTAAAGACCCCAGAGCAGAATACTCTGGAGGAGGCAGCAGATGGCTTCCTGCAGGTGCTCTCCGTGAGGAAGGGGAAAGCTCTAGTGGCAAggctgctccctctcctgccccaggaTCGAGCTGTTAGCCTTCTTCTGGCGATCACCCACCATTTGCCCCTCCTGGTCAGGAGGGATGTAGCTGATCAGGCTCTACAAATGTTATTCAAACTTCTGGGCAAATGTATCAGTCACTTGACCTTCCATGAACTCCTCCAAGGACTTCAGGGTCTAATGCTGTTTCCACCTGGCTCCTCGGAGAGGCCGGTCACTCTGGTACTTCAGAACCAGTTTGGAATATCTTTGCTCTATGCCCTACTAAGTCACGGGGAGCAGCTGGTATCCCTAGAGTCTTCCCTTGAGGAGCCTAGCAGTGATCACACAGCTTGGACTGGCATGGTGGTTCTGATTGCCTGGGAGATAGCCCAGATGCCAACAGCCTCTCTGGCAGAACCCCTAGCCTTCCCCAGCAACCTTCTTCCTCTGTTCTGTCACCACGTGGACAAACCCTTGGTACAGCACCTAGAAGCTAGGATGGA GTTTGCTTGGGTCTACTGA